Proteins encoded together in one Musa acuminata AAA Group cultivar baxijiao chromosome BXJ3-6, Cavendish_Baxijiao_AAA, whole genome shotgun sequence window:
- the LOC135639401 gene encoding ATP-dependent (S)-NAD(P)H-hydrate dehydratase-like: MSGSIASSGCPEYCMWASSAVVRRQLFLIRSLGGYCCRIHSHRMRGIQGANVEASEADAESIIRRVTPALDPIRYKGQAGKIAVIGGCREYTGAPYFAAISALKLGADLSHVFCTKDAATVIKSYSPELIVHPVLEESYSVRDDERDSVSAKVLSEVGKWMERFDCIVVGPGLGRDQFLMGCVSDIMRHARQSSIPIVIDGDGLFLVTNNLDLVRGNPLAVLTPNINEYKRLVEKALDCEVNDEDGTNQLQLLARRIDGVTILRKGKSDFISDGEAVTSVSTFGSPRRCGGQGDILSGSVAVFSSWARRHLLSTKEATGKSLSNPMVLGCIAGSALLRRAAALAFQNKKRATLTTDIIEYLGKSLEDICPAE, translated from the exons ATGAGTGGTTCCATCGCTTCCTCTGGTTGTCCAGAGTATTGCATGTGGGCATCGTCAGCTGTGGTAAGGAGGCAGCTTTTCTTGATAAGGTCTTTGGGTGGATACTGTTGTCGGATACATTCACATAGAATGCGAGGGATACAAGGCGCTAATGTCGAGGCATCAGAGGCTGATGCTGAGAGCATTATTCGGAGGGTAACACCAGCGCTAGACCCCATTCGTTATAAAGGCCAAGCAG gAAAGATTGCAGTAATTGGTGGATGTCGTGAGTACACAGGGGCTCCATATTTTGCTGCTATATCAGCTCTAAAACTC GGGGCAGACTTATCACATGTTTTTTGTACAAAAGATGCAGCAACAGTGATAAAGAGCTATAGCCCGGAGTTGATTGTGCATCCAGTTTTAGAAGAATCTTACAGTGTAAG GGACGACGAGAGAGACTCTGTTTCTGCTAAGGTTCTTTCTGAAGTTGGAAAGTGGATGGAAAGATTTGACTGTATTGTTGTTGGTCCGGGACTAGGAAGAGATCAATTTCTTATG GGTTGCGTGAGTGACATCATGAGGCATGCAAGGCAATCAAGCATTCCAATAGTCATTGATGGG GATGGTCTCTTTCTTGTCACTAACAACCTTGACTTAGTTCGTGGAAACCCATTAGCTGTCCTAACACCAAATATCAATGAGTATAAACGCCTTGTCGAGAAGGCTTTGGATTGTGAAGTTAATGATGAAGATGGTACCAACCAATTACAATTGCTTGCCAGGCG GATTGATGGTGTTACTATTCTTCGTAAAGGGAAGTCAGATTTTATTAGTGATGGTGAAGCAG TCACAAGTGTGAGCACATTTGGCTCACCTCGACGTTGTGGTGGTCAAGGTGACATCCTTTCTGGCAG TGTTGCAGTATTTTCATCATGGGCACGCCGGCATTTATTGTCTACAAAAGAAGCCACTGGAAAGAG TTTGTCAAATCCAATGGTCCTCGGGTGCATTGCTGGTTCTGCACTGCTTAGAAGAGCTGCTGCTCTTGCGTTCCAAAACAAGAAACGAGCAACACTTACTACAGATATTATTGAGTACTTGGGGAAGAG TTTGGAAGACATATGCCCTGCTGAATAA